From a region of the Spelaeicoccus albus genome:
- a CDS encoding phosphosulfolactate synthase gives MSNEIPYDVSFNFIPRAHRPAKPRTRGITEIRAPYYSTFGTRHLEDVFDVAGQWVDGIKWAGGSFALLPSEQVRAFSDIAHKNDAYVSSGGWIETILRYGDDAVDHYLKEAKESGFDVIEISTGFIMLPTSGLVRLVEKVTKAGLKAKPELGIQIGSGGDSGEAELAAESKKDIGDLVDRAQKCLDAGASIVMIESEGITENVTEWNTGAAASIINGVGLENVMFEAADGPVFEWYIKNYGNEVNLFVDHSQILQLEGLRQNIWGNKSTWGRVINPAA, from the coding sequence ATGTCCAACGAAATTCCGTATGACGTTTCGTTCAACTTCATTCCGCGGGCACACCGCCCTGCCAAACCGCGCACCCGCGGCATCACCGAAATCCGCGCGCCGTATTACAGCACCTTCGGTACCCGGCACCTCGAGGACGTCTTCGACGTCGCCGGCCAGTGGGTCGACGGCATCAAGTGGGCGGGCGGCTCGTTCGCCCTGTTGCCGAGCGAACAGGTTCGCGCGTTCAGCGATATCGCCCACAAGAACGACGCCTATGTCTCGTCCGGCGGCTGGATCGAAACGATCCTGCGCTACGGCGACGACGCGGTCGACCACTACCTGAAGGAGGCCAAGGAATCCGGATTCGACGTCATCGAGATCTCGACCGGGTTCATCATGCTGCCGACGTCGGGCCTGGTCCGGCTCGTCGAGAAGGTCACGAAGGCCGGTTTGAAGGCCAAGCCCGAGCTGGGCATCCAAATCGGCTCCGGCGGCGATTCCGGCGAGGCCGAGCTCGCGGCCGAAAGCAAGAAGGACATCGGCGACCTCGTCGATCGGGCACAGAAATGCCTGGACGCCGGCGCCTCGATCGTGATGATCGAGTCCGAGGGCATCACCGAGAACGTCACCGAGTGGAACACCGGAGCCGCCGCCTCGATCATCAACGGCGTCGGCCTGGAAAACGTGATGTTCGAAGCCGCCGACGGTCCCGTCTTCGAGTGGTACATCAAGAACTACGGCAACGAGGTCAACCTCTTCGTCGACCACAGTCAGATCCTGCAACTCGAGGGCCTGCGCCAGAACATCTGGGGCAATAAGAGCACGTGGGGCAGGGTCATCAACCCGGCCGCCTGA
- a CDS encoding carbon-nitrogen hydrolase family protein, which produces MTRVTVAAVQAGSVLFDTPATLLKAERLIREAAATGATLVVLPEAFLGGYPKGLDFGITVGGRAPEGRDVFRRYAQSAVRLPGPETDHLAELSTELGVMIVGGVIERDGGTLYCTAVFIAPGRGLVAKHRKLMPTAAERYLWGQGDGSTLPAVPCDAGVLGAAICWENYMPLLRQTMYSKGVEIWCAPTVDEREQWQSTMRHIALEGRCFVIAACQFLTRDGMPDDVHPVQGDEPGTVLISGGSVIISPLGEVLAGPERGGETVLTAELDLDDLDRSKFDFDAAGHYARPDVFTLTVDESPKHPVARHDR; this is translated from the coding sequence ATGACTCGTGTGACGGTTGCAGCGGTTCAAGCCGGATCGGTCCTCTTCGACACCCCGGCCACACTCCTCAAGGCGGAGCGGCTGATCCGCGAGGCCGCTGCAACCGGCGCCACGCTCGTCGTCCTCCCCGAAGCCTTTCTCGGCGGCTATCCGAAGGGGCTGGACTTCGGTATCACGGTCGGCGGGCGAGCGCCGGAGGGCCGAGACGTGTTCCGGCGGTACGCTCAGTCGGCCGTCCGGCTCCCCGGACCGGAAACCGACCATCTCGCCGAACTCAGCACCGAATTGGGTGTCATGATCGTGGGCGGCGTGATCGAGCGCGACGGCGGCACGTTGTATTGCACCGCCGTCTTCATCGCTCCGGGTCGCGGACTTGTCGCAAAGCACCGCAAACTCATGCCGACCGCCGCCGAACGTTATCTCTGGGGGCAAGGCGACGGGTCCACGCTGCCGGCCGTGCCCTGCGACGCCGGCGTGTTGGGAGCGGCCATCTGCTGGGAGAACTACATGCCGTTGCTTCGGCAGACCATGTACTCCAAAGGCGTCGAGATCTGGTGCGCTCCAACTGTCGACGAACGCGAGCAATGGCAGTCCACAATGCGCCACATCGCCCTCGAAGGCCGATGCTTCGTGATCGCTGCGTGCCAGTTCCTCACCAGGGACGGCATGCCGGACGACGTGCATCCGGTGCAGGGCGACGAACCCGGCACGGTGCTGATCAGCGGCGGCTCCGTGATCATCTCACCGCTGGGAGAGGTGCTGGCCGGGCCCGAACGCGGCGGGGAAACAGTGCTCACGGCCGAACTCGATCTCGACGATCTGGACAGGTCGAAGTTCGACTTCGATGCCGCCGGCCACTACGCCCGTCCCGACGTCTTTACCCTCACCGTCGACGAATCGCCGAAGCACCCGGTCGCCCGGCACGACCGTTAA
- a CDS encoding LLM class flavin-dependent oxidoreductase, whose product MTEFGIAVPQDVGELESMTLREYLETAESLGFDGLWVSESSGVSAVDPLATLSFAAAVTTRARLGTAVLITNRRTPMQLAGDLASIDRLSAGRLIAGVGIGNGTAEYPSYGLDPAHRAARFEDGIALVKRLWTEDRVTFANRWWTLDDVRVPVRPVRVPHPPIWFGARARPALDRAARLGNGWIGAGSASPESFEESLHTLLPLLDAHGRTADDFTIAKRVYLHVGDETPDVAERVREFFGSHYGNADLAATIPVVGSAARIGEHVEWLESLGVTHIIVHPMVEPAEQMERVARDVVRN is encoded by the coding sequence ATGACTGAATTCGGCATCGCAGTCCCGCAAGACGTCGGCGAGCTGGAGTCGATGACGCTGCGCGAATACCTCGAGACCGCCGAGTCGCTCGGATTCGATGGCCTGTGGGTGTCCGAAAGCAGCGGTGTGAGCGCCGTCGATCCGCTGGCCACGCTGAGTTTCGCGGCCGCCGTCACCACGCGGGCGCGGCTCGGCACCGCGGTCCTGATCACGAATCGGCGTACGCCGATGCAGCTGGCGGGCGATCTGGCGTCGATCGACCGGCTGAGCGCGGGCAGACTGATCGCGGGCGTCGGCATCGGCAACGGCACTGCCGAGTACCCAAGTTACGGATTGGACCCGGCGCACCGCGCAGCCCGGTTCGAAGACGGCATCGCGTTGGTGAAACGGCTGTGGACCGAGGACCGGGTCACGTTCGCCAATCGCTGGTGGACGCTGGACGACGTCCGCGTCCCGGTCCGTCCGGTGCGGGTGCCGCATCCGCCGATCTGGTTCGGCGCGCGGGCGCGGCCGGCATTGGACCGTGCCGCGCGCCTTGGCAACGGATGGATCGGGGCCGGCTCGGCCTCCCCCGAATCGTTCGAGGAGTCGTTGCACACACTGCTGCCGCTACTTGACGCTCACGGGCGCACGGCTGATGATTTCACGATTGCCAAACGCGTGTATCTGCATGTGGGCGACGAGACGCCGGACGTCGCCGAGCGGGTCCGCGAATTTTTCGGCAGCCACTACGGCAATGCCGATCTCGCCGCGACGATCCCGGTCGTCGGCAGCGCCGCACGGATCGGCGAGCACGTCGAATGGCTCGAATCGCTAGGCGTCACCCACATCATCGTCCACCCGATGGTGGAGCCGGCCGAGCAAATGGAGAGGGTGGCGCGCGACGTCGTCCGGAACTGA
- a CDS encoding DUF3870 domain-containing protein, whose translation MSTSVLVTGEAKAPANNPITNKFGLFYVAFVIDTDTHLIQDAECSATLALTNRFVKSLFVGERITEEGRLQERVASRYHGSSQRALAAALHGAVAKYRGIAEAPE comes from the coding sequence GTGTCCACGTCGGTACTCGTCACGGGCGAAGCGAAAGCACCGGCCAACAATCCGATCACCAATAAGTTCGGGTTGTTCTACGTGGCTTTCGTCATCGACACGGACACGCACCTGATCCAGGATGCCGAATGCTCGGCGACGTTGGCTTTGACGAACCGGTTCGTCAAGAGCTTGTTCGTGGGAGAGCGCATCACGGAGGAAGGTCGACTGCAAGAACGCGTCGCGTCCCGGTACCACGGTTCGTCGCAGCGTGCACTTGCCGCGGCGCTGCACGGCGCCGTCGCCAAGTACCGCGGCATCGCCGAAGCACCGGAATAG
- a CDS encoding DUF819 domain-containing protein, which translates to MITSGYAFVGVLLGLAALIVWFEKRKAWKLFKYVPGFVLLYIGAALLNTFGAFGDSKEIENVGGSIRDLLLPAMILLFLFKCDLRKIVKLGPKLLITFFMTTVSMIVAFTAVFFVFQGLVGDEAWKGVGALSASWTGGSANMVAVQGILHAPQDIFGYVLIVDTLMYSIWLLIMFGSVAWSDKFNRWTKADVTYLNAHTGSEAGEADKPMDLASLLSLIGFSIMISAAATWIGTMLPDIGIVINSTTWTILIVSVLGLVLATTPIGKTAGSADVAQIMLYMIIGIIASGSDFTSIADAPAYLLIGALVLVVHAGLMTIYAKLTKTELFSLAVASTAHVGGVASAPVVAGAFNRQLVPVGVLFALIGAFMGTIVGLLIAQILAVI; encoded by the coding sequence ATGATCACCTCCGGGTACGCCTTCGTCGGCGTATTACTGGGCCTGGCCGCCCTCATCGTCTGGTTTGAAAAACGCAAGGCCTGGAAGTTATTCAAATACGTTCCGGGATTCGTGCTGCTGTACATCGGCGCAGCACTGCTCAACACGTTTGGCGCCTTCGGCGACTCGAAAGAGATCGAGAACGTCGGCGGCAGCATCCGGGACCTGCTGCTGCCGGCCATGATTTTGTTGTTCTTGTTCAAATGCGACTTGCGCAAAATCGTGAAGCTCGGCCCCAAGCTGCTCATCACCTTCTTCATGACCACCGTCAGTATGATCGTGGCGTTCACCGCGGTCTTCTTCGTCTTCCAAGGACTCGTCGGCGACGAAGCCTGGAAGGGCGTGGGCGCGCTTTCGGCCTCGTGGACGGGCGGCTCGGCCAATATGGTCGCCGTCCAGGGCATCCTGCACGCGCCGCAGGACATTTTCGGTTACGTCCTCATCGTCGACACGCTGATGTACTCGATTTGGCTGCTGATCATGTTCGGCTCGGTGGCGTGGTCCGACAAGTTCAACCGCTGGACCAAGGCGGACGTCACCTATCTGAACGCTCACACCGGGTCGGAGGCCGGCGAGGCGGACAAGCCGATGGATCTGGCGTCGCTGCTCTCGCTGATCGGCTTCTCGATTATGATCTCGGCCGCCGCGACCTGGATCGGCACGATGCTGCCCGATATCGGCATCGTCATCAATTCGACCACCTGGACGATCTTAATAGTCAGCGTGCTCGGTCTCGTCCTGGCCACGACTCCGATCGGCAAGACCGCCGGTTCGGCGGACGTCGCGCAAATCATGCTCTACATGATCATCGGGATCATCGCCTCCGGGTCCGATTTCACCTCGATCGCCGATGCCCCGGCATACCTGTTGATCGGAGCCCTCGTGCTTGTCGTTCACGCAGGGCTCATGACGATCTACGCGAAATTGACGAAGACCGAACTGTTCAGCCTGGCCGTGGCCAGCACGGCACACGTCGGCGGCGTCGCCTCGGCGCCCGTCGTGGCCGGCGCGTTCAACCGCCAGCTCGTGCCGGTCGGCGTCCTGTTCGCCCTCATCGGCGCGTTCATGGGCACAATCGTCGGCCTGTTGATCGCCCAGATCCTGGCGGTGATCTGA
- a CDS encoding dipeptide epimerase, whose translation MPVARIRTHVEAAALTRPFITSRRRVDTVATVVVEVELADGTVGIGAASENPAVTGETVDSITALVTGQIADAVTGSPASLADLARAVGASAVGNASAKAAVDMAIHDAHARALGVPLTTLLGGDVRAAMAGDMTVSLDEPDVMARHAADAAESGFTCIKVKLGNDTARDLDRLRAVCDAAPHARLRLDANQGWNAKDAVRVIRRIEDADLPVDLVEQPVPKWDLDGLAAVTRAAGLPIMADESLASPHDAFELARRGAADLFNIKLAKCGGIRQALQIADIAEAAGIECMVGAMMEPRIAITAAAHVAAAHPNITVIDLDSADWFADSGTGGSVTVDGVLHLCGGPGLGIDPARNADNGHQTPRPHSRTERKEQ comes from the coding sequence ATGCCCGTGGCACGCATCCGCACCCATGTCGAAGCGGCTGCGCTCACCCGACCGTTCATCACATCCAGGCGCCGGGTCGATACCGTGGCAACCGTCGTGGTCGAGGTCGAACTCGCCGACGGCACGGTGGGGATCGGCGCCGCTTCGGAGAACCCGGCGGTCACGGGCGAGACGGTGGACTCCATCACGGCGCTCGTCACGGGGCAAATCGCGGACGCCGTCACGGGGTCGCCGGCGTCGCTGGCGGACCTGGCGCGCGCCGTCGGGGCATCGGCGGTCGGTAACGCCTCAGCCAAGGCGGCTGTCGACATGGCCATTCACGACGCGCACGCCCGCGCGCTCGGCGTCCCGCTCACCACGTTGCTGGGTGGCGACGTCCGCGCCGCAATGGCGGGCGACATGACCGTCAGCCTCGACGAGCCCGACGTGATGGCCCGGCACGCGGCCGACGCCGCGGAGTCCGGATTCACCTGCATCAAGGTCAAGCTCGGCAACGACACCGCCCGTGACCTCGACCGGCTGCGAGCGGTGTGCGACGCGGCGCCGCACGCCCGGCTGCGCTTGGACGCAAACCAGGGATGGAACGCAAAGGACGCGGTGAGAGTGATCCGCCGAATCGAGGACGCCGACCTACCCGTCGACTTGGTCGAGCAGCCCGTGCCCAAATGGGATCTCGACGGGCTCGCGGCGGTCACGCGCGCCGCCGGGCTGCCCATCATGGCGGATGAGTCCCTTGCGAGCCCGCACGATGCGTTCGAACTGGCCCGTCGCGGCGCTGCGGACTTGTTCAACATCAAGCTCGCCAAGTGCGGCGGCATCCGGCAGGCACTGCAGATCGCGGATATCGCCGAAGCCGCCGGAATCGAATGCATGGTCGGCGCCATGATGGAACCTCGGATCGCCATCACTGCCGCCGCCCACGTCGCGGCGGCACATCCCAACATCACCGTGATCGACCTCGACTCGGCCGACTGGTTTGCCGACTCCGGCACCGGCGGAAGCGTCACCGTCGACGGGGTTCTGCACCTCTGCGGCGGCCCCGGTCTCGGCATCGACCCCGCCCGCAACGCCGACAACGGACACCAAACACCCCGGCCCCACTCCCGCACCGAAAGGAAAGAACAATGA
- a CDS encoding C40 family peptidase, with protein MKSRFRSRTVIGAALVTALLLPVGATTAAAQSPKTAGAHGGIEAGDTAFVDVSVATLWVGPRMTRSIDKPSTTNPVDLDAWNRSMEDTQTRRWLTGKLETQASYGAKVTVLGIDGSWAHVAVAGQKTPRNDRGYPGWVPVRQLVKNDAFSERVKTSDRAVVTAKKTWLTKKASGEHRMVRIGFNTKLPVLDRESSAVRVATPDGKKAWVDSDSVAVYAPGQQPPAPTGADLVRTGKKFLGLRYLWAGVSAWGFDCSGFTSSIYRAHGIAIPRDAGAQAEAANGRPVDKNHLKPGDLLFFAQPGGTGAVHHVGMYIGGGRMIHAPNASTRVQIVDWRQWDTSNEFAGAQRFL; from the coding sequence ATGAAGTCACGCTTTCGCTCCCGCACCGTGATCGGCGCCGCATTGGTCACCGCGCTGCTTCTGCCGGTTGGGGCTACGACCGCGGCCGCCCAATCGCCGAAGACCGCCGGAGCACACGGCGGAATCGAAGCCGGCGACACTGCATTCGTCGACGTGTCGGTGGCGACTCTGTGGGTGGGGCCGCGCATGACCCGGTCGATCGACAAACCGTCGACGACCAATCCGGTCGACCTGGACGCGTGGAACCGGTCCATGGAGGATACGCAAACCCGCCGTTGGTTGACCGGAAAACTCGAAACCCAGGCGTCGTACGGCGCAAAGGTCACGGTACTGGGAATCGACGGCTCGTGGGCCCACGTTGCCGTGGCCGGCCAAAAAACGCCGCGGAACGACCGCGGCTACCCCGGCTGGGTGCCGGTCCGCCAGCTGGTGAAGAACGACGCATTTTCCGAACGGGTCAAGACGAGCGATCGCGCCGTCGTGACGGCCAAGAAGACCTGGCTGACGAAGAAGGCGTCCGGCGAGCACCGCATGGTGCGGATCGGCTTCAACACGAAGCTGCCGGTGCTCGACCGGGAAAGCAGTGCCGTCCGCGTGGCCACGCCCGACGGGAAGAAAGCGTGGGTGGACTCCGACTCCGTCGCGGTCTACGCGCCCGGTCAACAGCCGCCCGCGCCCACGGGCGCCGATCTCGTGCGCACCGGCAAGAAGTTTCTCGGCTTGCGATATCTCTGGGCCGGAGTCTCCGCATGGGGGTTCGACTGCTCGGGCTTCACGTCGTCGATCTATCGCGCGCACGGAATCGCCATTCCGCGCGATGCCGGCGCCCAGGCCGAGGCGGCGAACGGCAGGCCCGTCGACAAAAACCACCTGAAGCCCGGCGATCTGCTCTTCTTCGCCCAGCCCGGCGGCACCGGGGCGGTGCACCACGTCGGCATGTACATCGGCGGCGGCCGGATGATCCACGCCCCGAATGCGTCGACCCGGGTGCAGATCGTCGATTGGCGGCAGTGGGACACCTCGAACGAATTTGCCGGCGCTCAGCGATTCCTCTAA
- a CDS encoding pyridoxamine 5'-phosphate oxidase family protein, translating to MDDVQRVDSLQDAVVDYGFAYLLTVGDDGRPHAVAVTPRLADGHLQVDDVGSRSLRNLAARPDVSFVWPPRAVDEYSLIADGVAAVGDGGAIVVAPSRAVLHRPGRAPQVDPPGEGCASDCRELRLA from the coding sequence ATGGATGATGTGCAGCGGGTCGACAGTCTGCAAGATGCGGTTGTCGATTACGGGTTCGCGTACCTCTTGACTGTCGGCGACGACGGCCGGCCGCACGCGGTGGCGGTCACCCCGCGGCTTGCCGACGGGCACCTCCAGGTCGACGACGTCGGGTCTCGGAGCTTGCGCAATCTGGCGGCGCGTCCCGACGTGTCGTTCGTGTGGCCGCCGCGGGCCGTCGACGAGTATTCGTTGATCGCGGACGGCGTTGCAGCGGTCGGCGACGGCGGAGCGATAGTCGTGGCCCCGAGCCGGGCGGTCCTGCATCGGCCCGGCCGCGCGCCGCAAGTCGATCCGCCCGGCGAAGGATGCGCCTCGGACTGCCGCGAGCTGCGGCTGGCCTGA
- a CDS encoding alpha-hydroxy acid oxidase: MRSAPRGNAATELVKMLIAGGVSVDSLAAAPTIADIRLLARRRLPRMAFDFVDGGADAENTLRANVADLAKVTFDPRSLVDVSTGDLSTTVTGERMPMPLLLGPAGSVRIFGGDGELSAVRAAGKAGLTYTISTASSWSIEEIAAEATGPLWFQLYMWRSPDIVRNLVKRAADVGCTALVVTIDVPVNGKRARDQRNGMSIPPQVTLRNAAGAIRHPAWLASLLRGPAIGFRNLQGIAEGSSAMSHQEYINTELVNLSATWDDIAWLRREWDGPLFVKGVMSLDDAEQAARVGADGIFVSNHGGRQLDSLPSSISVLPRMVDSFGDRLSIIFDGGVRSGGDVLKAKAIGADAAALGRSWVWGAAAAGERGVERVIDIYRSELRETMILLGKTSVDQIDRSVVHFPSEWSGGRAGVRS, translated from the coding sequence ATGCGTAGCGCGCCTCGCGGGAATGCCGCCACCGAACTGGTCAAGATGCTCATTGCCGGAGGAGTGTCCGTCGATTCGCTCGCGGCCGCCCCGACAATTGCCGACATTCGGCTGCTGGCGCGGCGGCGACTGCCTCGGATGGCCTTCGACTTCGTCGACGGGGGAGCCGACGCCGAGAACACGTTGCGCGCCAATGTGGCCGACTTGGCAAAGGTGACGTTCGACCCGCGCTCGCTGGTCGACGTGTCGACCGGCGACCTGTCGACGACAGTGACCGGCGAACGGATGCCGATGCCGCTACTGCTCGGGCCCGCGGGCTCCGTGCGGATTTTCGGCGGCGACGGCGAACTTTCGGCAGTGCGGGCCGCAGGCAAGGCCGGACTGACCTACACGATCAGCACGGCGTCCAGCTGGTCGATTGAAGAAATCGCCGCCGAAGCAACGGGACCGCTCTGGTTCCAGCTCTACATGTGGCGCAGCCCGGACATCGTTCGGAACCTGGTGAAACGCGCGGCCGACGTCGGGTGCACGGCGCTCGTCGTCACAATCGACGTTCCGGTCAACGGTAAGCGCGCCCGCGATCAGCGCAACGGCATGTCGATTCCGCCGCAGGTCACGCTCCGCAACGCGGCAGGAGCCATTCGCCACCCCGCCTGGCTGGCCAGCCTGTTGCGCGGCCCCGCCATCGGATTCCGTAACCTCCAGGGAATCGCCGAGGGGTCAAGTGCCATGTCCCATCAGGAATACATCAACACCGAGCTCGTCAATCTCTCCGCCACCTGGGACGACATTGCGTGGTTGCGCCGCGAATGGGACGGGCCGCTCTTCGTCAAGGGCGTGATGAGCCTGGACGACGCCGAACAAGCTGCGCGCGTCGGGGCCGACGGCATCTTCGTCAGCAACCACGGCGGACGGCAACTCGACAGTTTGCCGAGCTCGATCAGCGTGTTGCCGCGCATGGTCGATTCCTTCGGCGACCGCCTCAGTATCATCTTCGACGGCGGCGTCCGCAGCGGCGGCGACGTACTCAAGGCCAAGGCCATCGGTGCGGACGCTGCAGCCCTCGGCCGTAGCTGGGTCTGGGGAGCCGCCGCTGCGGGGGAGCGCGGCGTCGAACGCGTCATCGACATCTACCGGTCCGAATTGCGCGAGACGATGATCTTGCTCGGCAAGACGTCGGTCGACCAGATCGACAGGTCGGTGGTCCATTTCCCGTCCGAATGGAGCGGCGGCCGGGCCGGCGTCCGCAGCTGA
- a CDS encoding Nramp family divalent metal transporter, whose amino-acid sequence MSTAPDSAPTRDPYTLTADGVKEPPVGWKASLRYLGPGMILSASIVGSGELIATTALGAKVGFAILWMVIFSTLVKVAVQVELARWTIVTGNPALTGYNKVPPKIGRVSWINILWIVLALSKFLQFGGIVGGVSVAASILIPLGGPPLGTTSVTIWTIFMVILSIVLLYKNSYRLIERGAFALVVIFVFATVVIALGLPMTPFGYGADDLLGGLTFTIPAGAVGAAIAMFGITGVGADEITYYTYWCVEKGYARWVGPNDGTKDWERRAKGWIRVMYKDAIISWVIYTFGTVAFFIMGAAVLHPQGLAPEGNKMITTLSRMYTDTLGQWASIGFLIGAIAVLGSTMWAAIPSWARMYTNILATFGAFDWHRSPVVRLRWIRFFTVIMPIIWGVAFLVLRVPVLMVQIGGVVTGVFLVAVVVAVWYLRKQEVDKRLHGGNWFNAALVISSVAIGLLGIYTLLNVFGFSIGSS is encoded by the coding sequence ATGTCGACAGCTCCCGATTCCGCACCCACTCGCGACCCCTACACGCTCACGGCCGACGGGGTGAAAGAACCGCCCGTCGGTTGGAAGGCCAGTCTGAGATATCTCGGGCCCGGCATGATCTTGAGCGCCTCCATCGTCGGATCGGGCGAGCTCATCGCCACGACCGCACTGGGCGCCAAGGTCGGCTTCGCCATCTTGTGGATGGTCATCTTCAGCACGCTCGTCAAAGTCGCGGTGCAGGTCGAACTCGCACGGTGGACAATCGTGACGGGCAATCCGGCCCTGACCGGCTACAACAAGGTGCCGCCGAAGATCGGCCGCGTCAGCTGGATCAACATCCTCTGGATCGTGCTGGCGTTGTCCAAATTCCTGCAGTTCGGCGGGATCGTCGGCGGCGTCTCCGTGGCTGCCAGCATTCTCATTCCGCTGGGCGGCCCGCCGCTTGGAACGACGTCGGTGACCATTTGGACGATCTTCATGGTGATCCTCAGCATCGTGTTGTTGTACAAGAACAGTTACCGGCTGATCGAACGCGGCGCGTTCGCACTCGTCGTGATCTTCGTGTTCGCCACAGTCGTGATCGCCCTCGGCTTGCCCATGACCCCGTTCGGCTACGGCGCCGACGACCTCCTCGGCGGCCTGACCTTCACGATCCCGGCGGGAGCTGTCGGCGCGGCAATCGCCATGTTCGGCATCACCGGCGTCGGCGCCGATGAGATCACCTACTACACGTACTGGTGCGTGGAAAAGGGATATGCCCGCTGGGTCGGCCCCAATGACGGCACCAAGGACTGGGAGCGCCGCGCCAAGGGTTGGATCCGCGTCATGTACAAGGACGCCATCATCTCGTGGGTGATCTACACCTTCGGCACCGTCGCGTTCTTCATCATGGGCGCCGCAGTGTTGCACCCGCAGGGCCTCGCGCCCGAGGGCAACAAGATGATCACCACCTTGTCGCGTATGTACACGGACACGCTCGGTCAGTGGGCAAGCATCGGCTTCCTCATCGGCGCCATCGCCGTACTGGGATCGACCATGTGGGCGGCCATTCCGAGCTGGGCGCGCATGTACACGAACATTCTTGCCACGTTCGGCGCCTTCGACTGGCACCGGAGTCCCGTCGTGCGACTGCGGTGGATCCGCTTCTTCACGGTCATCATGCCGATCATTTGGGGCGTGGCGTTCTTGGTTCTGCGCGTACCGGTGCTGATGGTGCAGATCGGCGGCGTCGTCACGGGCGTCTTCCTGGTCGCAGTGGTGGTGGCAGTGTGGTACCTGCGCAAACAGGAAGTCGACAAGCGTCTGCACGGCGGCAATTGGTTCAACGCGGCCCTCGTGATCAGTAGCGTCGCGATCGGGCTGCTCGGGATCTATACGCTATTGAACGTCTTCGGCTTCTCGATCGGAAGCTCGTGA